In Schizosaccharomyces osmophilus chromosome 2, complete sequence, the following proteins share a genomic window:
- the atm1 gene encoding mitochondrial iron-sulfur cluster exporter Atm1: MLRAAISRPLSRSINELPLRTIYSNGPFPTKHLLAPTRYGILGNITTLRFSTVSCLRKAQNPTGPVETQKQPLNVSQKNEKLPAGVPNVNSESNKKDTDVTSWVIIRDMIQYVWPKGKLNLKIRVVSALFLLVAAKVFNVQVPFYFKSIIDTMNTTVVHELGALWTSVGAVILGYGLARVFATVFQELRNSVFASVSQSAIKSVSSNVYQHLLNLDMNFHLSKQTGSLTRAMDRGTKGISFVLSSLVLHIIPITLEIGMVSSILTYKYGVSFAGIAAATVALYSLFTVKTTSWRTAFRRQANAADNKASAVAIESLINYEAVKTFNNEPYELNRYSKHLSTFEKANIRVASSLAFLNSGQAIIFSTALTLMMWMGCRGIVSSNLSVGDLVMINQLVFQLSIPLNFLGSVYREMRQAFTDMEHLFSLKQINIQVKDAPNAKDLAMKGGSLQFDNVSFAYNPNRPILKDCSFHIPAGNKVAFVGPSGCGKSTLLRLLFRFYDANSGKIMIDGQPLTSITIKSLRDAIGVVPQDTPLFNDTIKYNIGYGNPKASEEEIIQAAKRAQIHHIIETFPDGYETKVGERGLMISGGEKQRLAISRLLLKNPDILFFDEATSALDTSTEKELLQNVNSLIQKSRKTSIFIAHRLRTIKNCDIIYVLKDGQVVEQGTHEELLKLNGVYASMWHSQESIVDDGTFTKKE, translated from the coding sequence ATGCTCCGCGCGGCTATTTCAAGACCGTTGTCACGATCTATTAATGAACTCCCCCTACGCACGATATACAGCAATGGCCCATTTCCTACAAAGCATCTACTAGCTCCGACAAGATATGGTATCCTGGGCAATATTACCACTTTGAGGTTTTCCACTGTTTCGTGCCTTAGGAAAGCACAAAACCCTACAGGACCTGTAGAAACTCAAAAGCAACCTTTGAATGTATCgcaaaaaaatgaaaagcttccTGCTGGTGTACCAAATGTAAATTCAGAGtcaaacaagaaagatACCGATGTGACGAGCTGGGTGATAATTAGAGATATGATTCAATATGTCTGGCCCAAAGGTAAGCTGAATCTTAAAATTCGAGTAGTCTCGGCCTTGTTTCTTCTCGTTGCCGCAAAAGTGTTCAATGTCCAAGTcccattttattttaagtCTATTATAGACACCATGAATACAACGGTTGTTCATGAGTTGGGTGCGCTCTGGACCTCCGTTGGTGCCGTAATATTAGGTTATGGCCTGGCTAGGGTTTTCGCAACAGTATTTCAAGAGTTAAGAAATAGTGTCTTTGCTTCTGTATCTCAAAGTGCCATTAAAAGTGTTTCCAGTAATGTTTACCAGCATTTGCTAAATTTGGACatgaattttcatttatcGAAACAAACAGGAAGCTTAACTCGAGCCATGGATCGAGGAACTAAAGGAATTAGCTTTGTGTTGTCTTCGCTTGTCCTACATATCATCCCCATTACTCTGGAAATTGGCATGGTAAGTTCTATCCTAACTTACAAATATGGTGTCTCTTTTGCTGGTATTGCAGCAGCTACAGTCGCCTTGTATTCTCTATTTACGGTCAAGACAACCTCATGGAGAACAGCATTCCGACGTCAAGCGAATGCAGCTGACAACAAGGCTTCTGCTGTCGCTATCGAATCCCTCATAAATTATGAAGCTGTCAAGACATTCAACAATGAACCCTACGAATTGAACCGGTATTCCAAACATCTTTCCACTTTTGAAAAGGCAAATATCCGTGTTGCTTCATCCTTAGCATTTTTGAATAGTGGGCAGGCAATTATATTTTCGACTGCTCTTACTTTGATGATGTGGATGGGGTGCCGAGGAATTGTCTCATCAAACTTGAGCGTTGGTGATTTAGTTATGATTAATCAGTTAGTATTCCAGTTATCGATTCCCTTAAACTTTTTAGGTTCGGTTTACCGTGAAATGCGTCAGGCCTTCACAGACATGGAGCACTTGTTTTCCTTGAAGCAAATTAATATACAGGTGAAAGATGCCCCAAACGCCAAAGACTTGGCTATGAAGGGAGGTTCCCTACAATTTGACAACGTTTCATTTGCATATAATCCTAATCGTCCGATTTTGAAAGACTGCTCATTTCATATCCCAGCTGGCAACAAAGTGGCTTTTGTTGGTCCCAGTGGATGCGGAAAGTCAACACTATTACGGCTTTTATTTCGGTTCTATGATGCCAATTCCGGTAAAATTATGATTGACGGGCAACCATTAACTTCAATTACAATTAAATCCTTAAGGGATGCAATTGGGGTAGTTCCACAAGACACGCCTTTATTCAATGATACAATTAAGTATAATATAGGTTATGGAAACCCGAAAGCTtcggaagaagaaattattcaaGCAGCAAAGCGAGCTCAGATCCATCACATAATAGAAACCTTTCCAGACGGttatgaaacaaaagttggTGAGCGAGGTCTAATGATATCAGGAGGAGAAAAGCAGCGGTTAGCTATTTCTCGATTATTGTTAAAAAATCCAGAcattctattttttgatgaagctACCTCTGCTCTTGATACCTCAACTGAAAAAGAGCTCCTTCAGAATGTAAACTCACTTATACAAAagtcaagaaaaacaagtatCTTCATAGCTCACCGACTGAGGACTATAAAAAATTGCGACATTATATATGTGCTTAAAGACGGACAGGTGGTTGAGCAAGGAACTCACGAAGAActattaaaattaaatggTGTTTATGCCTCTATGTGGCATTCACAGGAGAGCATAGTGGATGATGGAACATTCACCAAGAAGGAATAG
- the spc34 gene encoding DASH complex subunit Spc34, protein MAEFIKHLNSISASSEKLVETEPKPETRFTDALLHANSIIDLIRDAEKEELITTEATSLPKGIEEKYNSESPADHVACIEELLDICPMQGGREYLEALVEKYNTHMTALENLETALVEQKERLQLFEQRQKDQVSARENILQRENSEIQRLENEIDKAKLELGKNYP, encoded by the coding sequence ATGGCAGAATTTATAAAGCATTTGAATTCCATAAGTGCGTCTTCTGAAAAACTTGTCGAAACTGAGCCGAAACCGGAAACAAGATTTACGGATGCACTGCTTCACGCGAACTCAATTATAGATTTGATTCGAGACGCtgagaaagaagagttGATTACGACAGAAGCGACATCTTTGCCAAAAGGGATTGAGGAAAAATACAACTCGGAGAGCCCTGCAGACCACGTTGCCTGTATCGAGGAACTGTTGGATATTTGTCCTATGCAAGGTGGACGAGAATACTTGGAAGCCTTAGTCGAGAAATACAACACTCATATGACCGCATTAGAAAACCTGGAGACAGCACTGGtagaacaaaaagaaagattacAATTGTTTGAGCAGAGGCAGAAAGATCAAGTTTCTGCGAGAGAAAACATCTTACAGCGCGAAAATTCTGAAATACAAAGActtgaaaacgaaattgaCAAGGCAAAATTAGAGCTGGGGAAAAATTACCCTTAA
- the prr1 gene encoding stress-responsive DNA-binding transcription factor Prr1, producing the protein MPSSSGSSDFVRKLFNMLEEPEYRHILRWSDTGDSFIVLDTNEFTKTILPRHFKHSNFASFVRQLNKYDFHKVRNEDGAPSIYGEGAWEFRHDDFQLHHKDLLDNIKRKAPSKRNLAGDAATPAIENFRQRVDGIHDFQKSLDTNLAGLTNSYQTILLKMFELKRGIESRDFLIGSLISYLCDLENTNQRQTSSNSMFVPSHSLQKLIDGFQSITKGQNITPVPSMPHIPTSQPVQTPSSASKVAMDSTLAGQGTHRSMYATPSSDYDLAGQEKQANEMTSATSINTPMPTNGPPSLPHHSAFPVYEKYPPIPQPAEPTFSPHLEQNSALSKSYSQLSAESLAKSNPVADSYSFMASNMSMNGSIWQRQPRILLVEDDEVSRRMTINFLTLFDCQIEVAVDGINAVNKANSGGYDLILMDFILPQLDGLSVTCLIRQYDQNTPIVAITSNISMDDAVNYFNHGVTDLLVKPFTKSSLLQILKKQLVNMLQHNSTVSLSSGSPGDDLKDNKQPVSFYLETDTPMFPARVLQDPVQSDIHPPQ; encoded by the exons ACAAACGAGTTTACAAAGACGATATTACCTCGACATTTTAAGCACAGCAACTTTGCTAGTTTTGTCCGGCAGTTAAACAA ATATGACTTTCACAAAGTGCGCAATGAGGACGGTGCTCCTTCCATATATGGTGAAGGT GCTTGGGAATTTCGCCATGACGATTTTCAACTGCATCATAAAGATCTCCTCGATAATATAAAG CGTAAAGCTCCTTCCAAGCGAAATTTGGCGGGTGACGCTGCTACTCCAGCCATCGAAAACTTTCGACAGCGTGTCGACGGTATCCATGATTTTCAGAAATCTTTGGATACAAATCTCGCTGGTCTCACAAACAGCTACCAAACTATTCTTTTAAAGATGTTTGAGCTAAAACGAGGGATCGAATCAAGAGATTTTCTCATTGGTAGCCTTATATCTTATTTATGCGATTTAGAAAATACTAATCAACGACAAACTTCCTCTAATTCCATGTTTGTTCCTTCTCATTCGCTTCAAAAACTAATTGATGGCTTCCAATCTATCACAAAGGGCCAAAATATCACTCCTGTCCCGTCTATGCCTCATATTCCTACATCTCAACCAGTACAAACACCGTCCTCTGCTTCGAAGGTTGCCATGGATTCTACCCTTGCCGGTCAAGGCACCCATAGATCAATGTATGCAACACCTTCTTCGGATTACGACTTGGCTGGCCAGGAGAAGCAGGCGAATGAAATGACTTCTGCTACCTCCATAAATACACCCATGCCCACGAATGGACCGCCAAGCTTGCCACATCATTCTGCCTTCCCAGTCTATGAAAAATACCCTCCTATCCCTCAACCTGCAGAACCAACCTTCAGCCCTCATCTAGAACAAAATTCAGCCTTGTCTAAATCGTATTCCCAACTATCGGCCGAGTCTTTAGCCAAGTCGAATCCCGTAGCGGATTCCTATTCTTTTATGGCATCTAATATGTCTATGAACGGAAGTATATGGCAAAGGCAACCTCGTATCCTTTTGGTTGAGGACGACGAAGTTTCAAGGAGAATGACTATTAATTTCTTAACTCTCTTTGATTGCCAAATAGAGGTTGCTGTTGATGGTATTAACGCTGtaaataaagcaaatagCGGTGGTTACGATTTAATTTTGATGGACTTTATACTTCCTCAACTGGATGGGCTTTCCGTTACGTGCCTTATCCGCCAATATGATCAAAACACTCCAATAGTGGCTATTACGTCTAATATATCCATGGACGATGCTGTCAATTACTTTAATCATGGCGTTACTGATCTTTTAGTGAAACCTTTCACCAAGTCATCATTACTGcagattttgaaaaagcaattagTGAATATGCTACAACATAATTCTACTGTCAGTTTATCGTCTGGATCCCCAGGGGACGATTTGAAAGACAATAAGCAGCCTGTGtcattttatttagagACCGATACACCGATGTTTCCGGCTAGAGTCTTGCAAGATCCTGTTCAATCCGACATCCATCCCCCTCAATAA
- the taf12 gene encoding SAGA complex/transcription factor TFIID complex subunit A Taf12 codes for MNGQHSGPGTPVQRPASGPVNQAALNQQRANQLTNLLHTMSIYQQNAQNLGLNTPQGQVYLLQAQAIRRQLQAHAQSGQLPNQQLLQQLQANGSFQQRTPEPNAVPPRSRHQLSPQEQTMLVVRHRQLQTAQNYLTEMKETHERIKKELTTNENLDSSTRETLVKQESELTVKIAQYTAAISNGIRSIQQLQNQQLPNRQLSGTVNNSGSVTPNSALGADARSATSTPQLQRSQSQPNANQQKTPFDNPLGNTAVTDSNVANTLNVEGADAGSSTPQQAGSMDSKMQNSSFMTNNHLGKLDAKSPVPFAMPPGRATLTGGYASGNVGLSTPGLARAPHYELDNGNRLLSKRKLNDLLQQIDSEKHLEPEVEELLLEIADEFVESVTNFACRLAKHRKSDTLDMKDVQLHLERNWNIRLPGFASDDVVKSVRKSGPTPSYQQKQGAVGTAKALSKD; via the coding sequence ATGAATGGACAACATTCTGGGCCAGGAACGCCAGTTCAACGCCCAGCAAGTGGTCCTGTAAATCAGGCAGCTTTGAATCAGCAACGAGCAAATCAACTTACGAATTTATTACATACAATGTCTATTTATCAACAAAATGCACAAAATTTGGGATTAAATACACCGCAAGGCCAAGTGTATTTGTTACAAGCACAAGCTATTCGCCGTCAGCTTCAAGCACATGCGCAATCGGGGCAACTACCAAACCAGCAACTCTTGCAACAGTTGCAAGCTAATGGATCGTTTCAACAGCGTACCCCAGAACCAAATGCCGTCCCGCCTCGTTCTCGACACCAGTTGAGTCCTCAAGAACAAACGATGCTAGTTGTTCGACATAGGCAACTTCAAACTGCTCAAAATTACTTGACAGAGATGAAGGAAACGCATGAAAGAATCAAGAAGGAGCTTACAACTAATGAGAACCTTGACTCTTCGACTCGAGAAACATTGGTGAAACAGGAATCTGAATTGACTGTAAAGATTGCTCAATACACGGCTGCTATTTCGAACGGAATTCGTTCTATTCAACAATTACAAAATCAGCAACTACCGAATCGCCAATTATCGGGAACGGTAAACAATAGCGGTTCTGTTACACCAAACAGTGCTTTAGGTGCTGATGCTAGAAGTGCAACAAGCACTCCTCAGTTGCAGCGCTCTCAGTCTCAACCAAACGCGAACCAACAAAAGACACCATTTGATAATCCACTGGGGAATACAGCAGTTACTGACTCAAACGTGGCGAACACTTTGAATGTAGAAGGTGCAGACGCTGGCTCCTCCACTCCTCAGCAGGCTGGGAGCATGGATAGCAAAATGCAaaactcttcttttatgACAAATAATCATTTAGGGAAACTTGATGCGAAGTCTCCTGTCCCATTTGCTATGCCTCCTGGACGGGCAACCCTAACTGGTGGCTATGCTTCTGGAAATGTCGGTCTCAGTACCCCAGGTCTTGCTCGTGCTCCGCATTACGAATTAGACAATGGAAATCGCCTTTTgtcgaaaagaaaattaaacgACTTATTGCAACAAATTGATTCCGAGAAGCATTTGGAGCCTGAGGTGGAAGAATTGTTGCTTGAAATTGCTGACGAATTTGTGGAATCGGTTACAAATTTCGCTTGTCGTCTCGCAAAGCATCGTAAGTCTGATACGCTGGATATGAAAGATGTCCAACTTCATTTGGAGAGAAACTGGAATATCCGTTTACCTGGCTTCGCTAGTGATGATGTTGTGAAAAGTGTTCGAAAGTCTGGCCCTACGCCTTCTTACCAGCAAAAACAAGGCGCTGTTGGTACTGCGAAAGCTCTAAGTAAAGATTAA
- the oxr1 gene encoding V-type ATPase inhibitor and disassembly protein in response to oxidative stress Oxr1: MSQPTRVLTADDGLIDEKLAQGIAQYLPPRCAAAEVWKRLYSLQHDGASLHTMYQNCMKQKEESGNPKGACLLVIKDVHDNVFGAFIDEYLCPRPHYVGSNESFLWKCYSDNNRLRAFPCVGDSNFVIYCTRSFIALGGGNGRYSLWINGTMEYGYSEKTPAFNNSPLSHRSCQNQRIWIVDVELWCLE; this comes from the coding sequence atgtcaCAGCCTACTCGTGTGTTAACCGCTGATGATGGTTTAATTGACGAGAAGCTTGCTCAGGGCATTGCCCAGTACTTACCTCCTAGGTGTGCTGCTGCCGAAGTATGGAAAAGGCTATATTCCCTTCAGCATGACGGAGCATCTCTTCATACTATGTATCAAAATTGTATGAAACAGAAGGAAGAATCCGGAAACCCTAAGGGTGCTTGCCTTTTGGTTATAAAGGATGTGCATGATAACGTCTTTGGAGCCTTTATAGATGAGTACTTATGTCCACGTCCTCATTATGTTGGCTCCAATGAATCCTTTCTATGGAAATGCTATTCTGACAATAACAGACTCCGTGCGTTTCCGTGTGTTGGAGATTCAAACTTTGTAATCTATTGCACGAGAAGTTTTATTGCCTTAGGAGGAGGAAATGGTCGTTACAGCCTCTGGATAAATGGAACTATGGAATATGGCTACTCGGAAAAGACACCTGCTTTTAACAACTCTCCCTTGAGTCATCGCAGTTGccaaaatcaaagaatctGGATTGTGGATGTCGAACTCTGGTGTTTGGAATAA
- the tif225 gene encoding translation initiation factor eIF2B epsilon subunit, with translation MAPSSKGLNGKLEKPKSALQAIVLSDSYNYRFRPLTLDKPRCLLPLANTPLIEYTFEFLALAGVQEVYVFCCAHADQIRTYIENSKWNLASSPFSVHTIVSRESLSVGDALRELDSKQLITSDFILVSGDVVSNVPLKEVLEEHRARREVDKNAIMTMVVREASPHHRTRASTESSVFVIDKKTSQCVHYQANERGKHYVSMDPEIFNEHEELEIRNDLIDCQIDICSNDVPALFTENFDYQDIRKDFVYGVLTSDLLGKSIHCHVAKENYAARVRSLQTYDAISKDVISRWVYPFVPDSNLLNQSFTYQRYQIYKEDDVVLARSCEIKACTLIGAFTKVGDASIVANTVIGRNCIIGNNCNIDGAFLWENVKIGDECKIGKAIIANDAQIGHKCTIEDGAIISSGVIIGDNVNVTENLRLTPHESHSQGIPNDPALVGDRGLGQEYHAEAESEDEEELMEASGLIHRVEDLNLSDSEISELSSSSEEDMDFVPFSARRDSANTINSDDFDEGDFNKEAQQSIERAFEENHSIEIAALELNTLRMAMNANYHEVRSAIILAILKRISFVDAPPKEAISKVMARWGPLLLKLTFNHDEQVDNLFTLQKYCIRLTMEKQFLQLLGFLYQLEIAEDDAVLDWYNDSRSAEGDIAVLRNTYGKQFVDWLNTAESESEEEEDDEEDDE, from the exons ATGGCTCCGTCTTCGAAAGGACTTAATGGCAAGTTAGAAAAGCCGAAAAGTGCTTTACAAG CAATTGTATTGTCGGATTCTTACAACTATCGGTTTCGTCCTTTAACATTGGATAAGCCAAGA tgtcttcttcctttggcAAATACCCCATTAATTGAATACACGTTTGAGTTTTTAGCCCTGGCCGGTGTACAAGAAgtttatgttttttgttgCGCTCACGCCGATCAGATTCGTACTTATATTGA AAATTCCAAGTGGAACTTGGCTTCCTCTCCGTTTAGCGTTCACACGATTGTCTCTCGGGAATCCCTCTCAGTCGGTGATGCTCTTCGAGAGTTAGACTCCAAACAATTAATTACTTCTGACTTCATCCTGGTTTCGGGTGATGTAGTTTCCAATGTGCCTCTAAAAgaagttttggaagagcaTCGAGCAAGAAGGGAAGTAGACAAAAATGCAATTATGACAATGGTTGTTCGTGAAGCTAGTCCCCACCATCGTACTAGAGCAAGTACAGAAAGTtctgtttttgttattGATAAGAAGACAAGTCAATGTGTGCACTACCAAGCTAATGAGCGTGGAAAACATTATGTATCAATGGACCCGGAGATTTTTAACGAGCATGAAGAGCTTGAAATTCGAAATGATTTAATTGACTGTCAGATTGACATTTGTTCCAACGACGTTCCTGCTCTTTTCACGGAAAATTTTGATTACCAAGACATTCgaaaagattttgtttatggcGTTTTGACTTCTGATTTGCTCGGTAAAAGTATTCATTGTCATGTtgccaaagaaaattatgCTGCTCGTGTTCGCAGTTTACAAACTTACGATGCTATAAGTAAAGACGTTATTTCTCGATGGGTGTATCCCTTTGTTCCTGACAGCAATCTATTAAATCAAAGTTTTACATATCAACGGTATCAAATCTATAAAGAGGATGATGTTGTTTTGGCCCGCTCTTGTGAAATTAAAGCTTGTACACTCATTGGCGCCTTTACCAAGGTTGGTGATGCGTCAATCGTTGCTAATACAGTGATCGGAAGAAACTGCATAATTGGAAACAATTGTAACATTGATGGCGCTTTCCTTTGGGAAAATGTTAAGATTGGCGATGAGTgcaaaattggaaaagctATTATTGCAAATGATGCACAGATTGGTCATAAATGTACTATAGAAGATGGAGCTATTATTTCTTCCGGAGTTATCATTGGTGACAATGTCAATGTTACTGAAAACTTGCGTTTAACACCTCATGAAAGCCACTCGCAGGGAATACCTAATGACCCTGCTTTGGTAGGAGATCGCGGTTTGGGTCAAGAATATCATGCTGAAGCCGAATCCGAAGACGAAGAGGAGCTTATGGAGGCTTCTGGTCTCATACATCGCGTTGAAGATCTTAATCTCTCTGACTCCGAAATCTCAGAactttcctcttcctccGAGGAAGATATGGATTTCGTTCCTTTTTCTGCCAGACGTGATTCGGCGAATACCATAAACTCTGATGATTTTGATGAGGGCGACTTCAATAAAGAAGCTCAGCAAAGTATCGAGCGTGcctttgaagaaaaccaTTCTATTGAAATTGCCGCACTAGAATTGAATACACTTAGAATGGCTATGAATGCCAATTACCATGAAGTTCGTTCAGCTATTATTCTTGCGATCCTGAAACGTATTTCCTTTGTTGATGCACCTCCTAAGGAAGCTATTTCTAAGGTTATGGCTCGCTGGGGTCCTCTACTTTTGAAACTTACGTTTAACCATGATGAACAAGTTGATAATCTTTTCACTCTTCAAAAGTATTGTATTCGTTTGACCatggaaaaacaatttttgcaattgtTGGGTTTTCTCTATCAACTTGAAATTGCGGAAGACGACGCTGTCTTGGACTGGTATAATGATTCACGATCAGCCGAAGGTGACATTGCAGTTTTGAGAAACACCTACGGCAAACAATTTGTCGACTGGCTCAATACCGCTGAGAGTGAAAGtgaagaggaggaagacgatgaagaagatgatgaatAA